A single genomic interval of Panthera tigris isolate Pti1 chromosome E3, P.tigris_Pti1_mat1.1, whole genome shotgun sequence harbors:
- the RAB26 gene encoding ras-related protein Rab-26 isoform X4, producing the protein MSRKKTPKRKGASGPAASALPAADGSRPARPGTARPGPQARPNGPPQPGRPSLGGGDFYDVAFKVMLVGDSGVGKTCLLVRFKDGAFLAGTFISTVGIDFRNKVLDVDGMKVKLQIWDTAGQERFRSVTHAYYRDAHALLLLYDVTNKASFDNIQAWLTEIQDYAQQDVVLMLLGNKVDSAQERVVKREDGEKLAKGVEAALHEGPQ; encoded by the exons ATGTCCAGGAAGAAGACCCCCAAGAGGAAGGGGGCCAGCGGGCCCGCTGCCTCCGCGCTGCCTGCGGCCGACGGGTCCCGGCCGGCGCGCCCAGGGACTGCACGCCCCGGCCCCCAGGCGCGGCCCAACGGACCCCCGCAGCCCGGCCGGCCCTCGCTTGGCGGCGGCGACTTCTACGACGTCGCCTTCAAG GTCATGCTGGTGGGGGACTCAGGCGTGGGGAAGACCTGCTTACTCGTGCGCTTCAAGGACGGGGCTTTCCTGGCGGGGACCTTCATCTCCACTGTGGGCATCGACTTCCGG AACAAAGTTCTGGATGTGGATGGCATGAAGGTGAAGCTGCAG ATCTGGGACACAGCTGGCCAGGAGCGGTTCCGGAGCGTCACCCACGCCTACTACCGCGATGCTCATG CACTGCTGCTGCTCTATGATGTCACCAACAAGGCCTCCTTTGACAATATCCAG GCCTGGCTGACGGAGATCCAGGATTACGCCCAACAGGACGTGGTGCTCATGCTGCTGGGGAACAAG GTGGACTCTGCCCAGGAGCGTGTGGTGAAAAGGGAGGATGGGGAGAAGTTGGCTAAG GGAGTTGAAGCAGCGCTCCATGAAGGTCCCCAGTGA
- the RAB26 gene encoding ras-related protein Rab-26 isoform X2: MSRKKTPKRKGASGPAASALPAADGSRPARPGTARPGPQARPNGPPQPGRPSLGGGDFYDVAFKVMLVGDSGVGKTCLLVRFKDGAFLAGTFISTVGIDFRNKVLDVDGMKVKLQIWDTAGQERFRSVTHAYYRDAHALLLLYDVTNKASFDNIQAWLTEIQDYAQQDVVLMLLGNKVDSAQERVVKREDGEKLAKQLFAGVRAALHGDQRQDRPQRRLGLHSRSKGVEAALHEGPQ, translated from the exons ATGTCCAGGAAGAAGACCCCCAAGAGGAAGGGGGCCAGCGGGCCCGCTGCCTCCGCGCTGCCTGCGGCCGACGGGTCCCGGCCGGCGCGCCCAGGGACTGCACGCCCCGGCCCCCAGGCGCGGCCCAACGGACCCCCGCAGCCCGGCCGGCCCTCGCTTGGCGGCGGCGACTTCTACGACGTCGCCTTCAAG GTCATGCTGGTGGGGGACTCAGGCGTGGGGAAGACCTGCTTACTCGTGCGCTTCAAGGACGGGGCTTTCCTGGCGGGGACCTTCATCTCCACTGTGGGCATCGACTTCCGG AACAAAGTTCTGGATGTGGATGGCATGAAGGTGAAGCTGCAG ATCTGGGACACAGCTGGCCAGGAGCGGTTCCGGAGCGTCACCCACGCCTACTACCGCGATGCTCATG CACTGCTGCTGCTCTATGATGTCACCAACAAGGCCTCCTTTGACAATATCCAG GCCTGGCTGACGGAGATCCAGGATTACGCCCAACAGGACGTGGTGCTCATGCTGCTGGGGAACAAG GTGGACTCTGCCCAGGAGCGTGTGGTGAAAAGGGAGGATGGGGAGAAGTTGGCTAAG CAGCTGTTTGCAGGAGTACGGGCTGCCCTTCATGGAGACCAGCGCCAAGACAGGCCTCAACGTAGACTTGGCCTTCACAGCCGTAGCAAA GGAGTTGAAGCAGCGCTCCATGAAGGTCCCCAGTGA
- the RAB26 gene encoding ras-related protein Rab-26 isoform X1 has translation MSRKKTPKRKGASGPAASALPAADGSRPARPGTARPGPQARPNGPPQPGRPSLGGGDFYDVAFKVMLVGDSGVGKTCLLVRFKDGAFLAGTFISTVGIDFRNKVLDVDGMKVKLQIWDTAGQERFRSVTHAYYRDAHALLLLYDVTNKASFDNIQAWLTEIQDYAQQDVVLMLLGNKVDSAQERVVKREDGEKLAKEYGLPFMETSAKTGLNVDLAFTAVAKELKQRSMKVPSEPRFRLHDYIKREGRGASCCRP, from the exons ATGTCCAGGAAGAAGACCCCCAAGAGGAAGGGGGCCAGCGGGCCCGCTGCCTCCGCGCTGCCTGCGGCCGACGGGTCCCGGCCGGCGCGCCCAGGGACTGCACGCCCCGGCCCCCAGGCGCGGCCCAACGGACCCCCGCAGCCCGGCCGGCCCTCGCTTGGCGGCGGCGACTTCTACGACGTCGCCTTCAAG GTCATGCTGGTGGGGGACTCAGGCGTGGGGAAGACCTGCTTACTCGTGCGCTTCAAGGACGGGGCTTTCCTGGCGGGGACCTTCATCTCCACTGTGGGCATCGACTTCCGG AACAAAGTTCTGGATGTGGATGGCATGAAGGTGAAGCTGCAG ATCTGGGACACAGCTGGCCAGGAGCGGTTCCGGAGCGTCACCCACGCCTACTACCGCGATGCTCATG CACTGCTGCTGCTCTATGATGTCACCAACAAGGCCTCCTTTGACAATATCCAG GCCTGGCTGACGGAGATCCAGGATTACGCCCAACAGGACGTGGTGCTCATGCTGCTGGGGAACAAG GTGGACTCTGCCCAGGAGCGTGTGGTGAAAAGGGAGGATGGGGAGAAGTTGGCTAAG GAGTACGGGCTGCCCTTCATGGAGACCAGCGCCAAGACAGGCCTCAACGTAGACTTGGCCTTCACAGCCGTAGCAAA GGAGTTGAAGCAGCGCTCCATGAAGGTCCCCAGTGAGCCTCGCTTCCGGCTGCACGACTACATCAAGAGGGAGGGCCGAGGGGCCTCCTGCTGCAGACCCTGA
- the RAB26 gene encoding ras-related protein Rab-26 isoform X3 produces the protein MSRKKTPKRKGASGPAASALPAADGSRPARPGTARPGPQARPNGPPQPGRPSLGGGDFYDVAFKVMLVGDSGVGKTCLLVRFKDGAFLAGTFISTVGIDFRNKVLDVDGMKVKLQIWDTAGQERFRSVTHAYYRDAHALLLLYDVTNKASFDNIQAWLTEIQDYAQQDVVLMLLGNKVDSAQERVVKREDGEKLAKLFAGVRAALHGDQRQDRPQRRLGLHSRSKGVEAALHEGPQ, from the exons ATGTCCAGGAAGAAGACCCCCAAGAGGAAGGGGGCCAGCGGGCCCGCTGCCTCCGCGCTGCCTGCGGCCGACGGGTCCCGGCCGGCGCGCCCAGGGACTGCACGCCCCGGCCCCCAGGCGCGGCCCAACGGACCCCCGCAGCCCGGCCGGCCCTCGCTTGGCGGCGGCGACTTCTACGACGTCGCCTTCAAG GTCATGCTGGTGGGGGACTCAGGCGTGGGGAAGACCTGCTTACTCGTGCGCTTCAAGGACGGGGCTTTCCTGGCGGGGACCTTCATCTCCACTGTGGGCATCGACTTCCGG AACAAAGTTCTGGATGTGGATGGCATGAAGGTGAAGCTGCAG ATCTGGGACACAGCTGGCCAGGAGCGGTTCCGGAGCGTCACCCACGCCTACTACCGCGATGCTCATG CACTGCTGCTGCTCTATGATGTCACCAACAAGGCCTCCTTTGACAATATCCAG GCCTGGCTGACGGAGATCCAGGATTACGCCCAACAGGACGTGGTGCTCATGCTGCTGGGGAACAAG GTGGACTCTGCCCAGGAGCGTGTGGTGAAAAGGGAGGATGGGGAGAAGTTGGCTAAG CTGTTTGCAGGAGTACGGGCTGCCCTTCATGGAGACCAGCGCCAAGACAGGCCTCAACGTAGACTTGGCCTTCACAGCCGTAGCAAA GGAGTTGAAGCAGCGCTCCATGAAGGTCCCCAGTGA